Within the Nicotiana tabacum cultivar K326 chromosome 11, ASM71507v2, whole genome shotgun sequence genome, the region GCTACAACAACTCATTAGAACAAATGgtaagatgcaagaaaagttGGCAGTGCATGACTCAGCAATTAAGGGTATTGAAACTCAACTAGGGCAGTTGTCCATGGCCTTAAATAACCACCCCAAGGAATATTGCCAGCCAACACGAACATTAACCCCAAGGAGCAAAACTCGAATCAACTGATGGTAGCAAGTCTCCGGAATGGGAGAGATTTAGACAAGGAGCAAGAAGTTGCTCAATCCAGAAGAGAGACTACACCAGCCACTCCAGTTCCATTAGAGATAGATGGATCAGCAGAACTCACTGAAGTGGTGGTTGAACAGGCTTAGGTTGATAAGGGTAAGGCTAAATAAAGTGAACAAGTTGCAGAACATGTGGTACCTCTTGTGCCACAAAATTCCAACAAAGAACATCCTGCAAGCAGTGGACAAAGAGTGATGcctgcaccattccctcagagactagcaaaacaaaagaaagaagatcaATATAGGAAATTCATGGAGATGCTTATTCAATTGAATATCTCTCTGATGAATGCTTTGAGGGAAATGTCAGGCTATGCAAAGATGATGAAGAACCTGATGTCACGGAAATTTGACTTTCAGGACCTTTCCACAGTAACTCTGACACAGACATGCAGCGCGGTAGTAACAAGACCCATGGCTCAAAAGATGTCTGATCCAGGTAGCTTTAATATTTTGTGCACTATTGGGAGTTATGCTTTTGCAAAAGCATTGTGTGACTTAGGAGccagcataaacttgatgccttTGGCAATATATACAAAACTGGGCATTGGCAGAGATAGACCGACTTCGATGCTGTTGCAACTGGCTTACCGCACGGTTAAAAGACCAACGGGGATTCTTGATGATGTGCTGGTACAAGTGGGAAAGTTTGTATTCCCTACAAACTTCGTTATTCTGGACTGCCAGGTAGATGGGGAGATACCCATCATTATGGGGAGGCCATTCTTAGCCACTGGGAGAGCAttgattgattgtgaaactggggaATTAAAAATGAGGTTGAACGATAAAAAAGTAATATTCAACGTTCAACAATCCATGAGGAGACCCAGTGAATATGCAAATTACTCACTAGTGGATGTTGTGGATGTGATCCTGCATGAAGATGATGAGACCCTGAACGCCAAAGATCCATGGGAGCTTGCTTGACAAATTTAGAGGAGATGAATGGTGAAGGGTTGGCAGAGTGGGTCATGGCACTCAAAGGCCAAGGATTCTGGAAGAGGGAACCTCAGTTCGAGCCCCTTTATTTAGAAGAGAGAGCTACACCACATGCAAAACCATCAATAGAGGAACCACCACATCTGGAGCTAAAACTGCTTCCAGCCCACCTCAGGTATTTTTCTTGGGTCCCAATTCTACTTTGcctgttattatatcatctggtttGCTAGCTATGCAAGTAGAACAATTACTGCAGGTGTTGCAGGAATGCAAAACTGTCATTggttggaccatggcagacataaagggtatcatCATGGCCTTCTGTAGGCACAACATTTATCTGGAagaagggcacaaaccttccagggaacatcaACGAAGGTTGAACCCGAATATGAAAGAGGAAGGGAAAAATGAGGTAATCAAGTGGCTGGACGCGGGCATCATCTTTCCCATCTCTGACAGCAATTAGGTAAGCCCCGTCCAATGTGTACCGAAAAAGGATGGAATGACAGTTGTACAAAATGAGAAAAACGAGTTGATCTCAACTCGTACAGTCACAGGGCGGCAGATTTGCATGGATTATAGGAAATTAAACGcagccacccgaaaagaccattttcccttGCCCTACATTGACCATATGTTGGATAGGTTAGCCGGGCGATCCCATTTTTGTTTCTTGGACGgatactcggggtacaatcagatcttAATATCCTcggaagatagagagaaaacgtcCTTCACATGTTCgtatggcatctttgcctttcggaggatgccctttggattttgcaatgcacctgccacattccagcggtgtatgttagccattttcaccgACATAGTCAAAGACATTATGGAGGTGTTTATGGATAATTTCTCTGTGGTAGGGGATTCATTCGAAGATTGTCTTCACAACCTTACAAGAGTGCTCAAACGATATGTGGAGACAAATTTGGTGCTGAACTGGGacaagtgccattttatggtacaagaaggcatagtGTTGAGGCATAGAGTGTCCAAAAAGGATATTGAAGTAGACCATGCAAAAGTTGATGTGATTGAGAAGCTCCCAGCACCCACTTCAGTGAAAGTagtgagaagtttccttgggcatgCTGGATTTTATAGgcggttcatcaaggatttttcaaaaatgctaACCCCTTATGTAAGCTGCTTGAAAAAGACCAACACTTTatgttttctaatgattgcaggttAGCATTTGAAGAGCTGAAgaagagattggtgactgcacccatcattgttgcacccaattgggagcaaccattcgagcTGATGTGCGACGCCAGTGATTCTGCTATAGGAGTGATTTTGGGGCAGCGCAAGGAGAAAATTatgcacccaatttactatgcaagcaggaCGCTTAGTGGTGCACAATTGAACTACACAGTCACGGAAAAGGAAATACTCGCTGTAGTGTTTGCcttcgacaaattcaggtcatacctgATTGGCTCAAAAGTTATTGTTTATAGTGACCATGCAGCCATTAGGTACTTGATagaaaagaaggagtcaaagacCCGCTTGATTAGCTGGGTTCTGTTGCTACAAGAATTTGACCTAGAGATTCGTGACCGAAAAGGGACAGACAACCAAGTATCAGACCACCTTTCGAGGTTGGAAGGGGAAGAAAAGAGAACGGAGGTTGAAGATATCATTGAGACATTCCCAGATGAGAAATTACTTGTTGTGACAATGGAGGAGGCAccatggtatgctgatattgctaattaCTTAGCATGTGGTATTGTACCTCATGATCTCTCcttaattcaaaagaaaaaaaattccgtGATTGTCGGGTGTATTACTGGGATGAACCTCTATTGTTCAAAATAtgtgttgataacatgatccggcgatgtatccccgagaaagatcaacCCTCTGTTTTGAAAGCTTGCcatgcttcgccatatggtggacactttggaggaattcGGACAGCAACAAAAGTGTTGGAATCAGGCCTGTATTCGCTTACATTGTTaaggatgcccatgcttgggtcaaaagctgtgatgaatgtcaaagtaCGGGCAACATATCCCATTATCATGAGATGCTAATGAACATAATCCAAGAGGTGGAAGTATTTGACATGTGGGGGATCGACTTCATGGGGCCTTTCATCAGCTCATACGGTAACAAGTATATACTGGTTGCCgttgactatgtctccaagtgggtcgaagcagttGCTCTCCCAACTAATGATGCGAAAGGGGTGACCAGTTTCCTAAAGAAAAATATGTTCACACGTTTtggcaccccccccccccatccaTAATCAGTGATGGTGGCTCTCAATTTTACAATAGAGCGTTTGCACGCCTGTTGGAGAAGTATGAAGTTCGCCACAAGGTAGCCTCACCATACCACCCACAAACAAGTGGGCATGTGGAAGTGTCCAATAGGGAAATCAAAAGTGTCCTCTCAAAAATAGTGAATGcaacaagaactgattgggcaagaaagctggatgatgcattgtgggcataccgcacagccttcaaaactccaattggtaagtcaccatacaagttggtatTTGGAAAGGCATGCCCCCTTCCGGTTGAGCTCGAACACAAAGCACTGTGGGCATTGCGGTAGTTGAACTTAAACATGGAGACAACGGGAACCAACAGAGTTAATGGGTTGCATGGGCTTGAGGAATTTCGGTTCCAGGCATTTGATAGTGCTAGACTATATAAAGAAAGGATTAAACTGATGCATGACAAGCACATCTTGGATCAGAACTTCAAACCTGGAGAATTAGTGCTGCTATATAACTCAAGATTGAGGTTGTTCCTGGGTAAGTTGAAGTCCCGATGGTCAGGACCATTCAGAGTGGTACAAATGTTCAAGAGTGGAGCTGTGGAGATTGAATCTGAAGATAGGACGAACAAATTCACAATGAATGGGCAgaggttgaaacattaccttggaatgaTTGAACAAAAAGGGGACATCGTGGTGATAACATTGGAGGAGCCCCAATACACAAATGAGGAGTGATGACATGAGCCTGCGTCGTGCtacgacattaaatcaggcgttgcgtgggaggcaacccgtgttttcttttgtttctctttttgttttgatgttgtgCATGAAACTAACCCTTTTATTAGTGTACATGGCAAGATTGGTGCATATTGGGAGAATTCGGGGTCAAGAACCAACTCCAGAAAGgttaaaaaaaaagaggaaaaataaaataaaataaaataattctcGGAAGCCTGTGACCGCGGCCCGGGCGCGACATTTTTGAAGTATTCTATTTTTgtgccaccgcgaccgcggtgagaCATCAGTCCGGGCGCGGTAAATCACGACTATTCTGTTTTGTCATTCTTCTTTCACCGCGACCGCGACACGGGCGCGGTGAATTACAAGTCTTCTGCCCGCTCAGgtaagttttaattaattttgttactttattttattttttattttttatttttctctttcttctttttctcttctaaaCCTAACCCCCCCTCCCCACTCTTTATTCTCACTCTAAAGCCCTAACTCCAtgccccttcttcttcttcttcttcttcttcttctttccatcTCTCACAAACCCATTTCTCTCCCACACACACTTTTGACTCCCTCCTCCCCAACCTCCATTACACTCCAATTCTACAAGAACCAGTTATGTCATGATTTccttctctcttcttctccctttctattttgcaattttaatgttTGAGTTGTTGTAGTATCTATAGTtaaatttttggtttttttttcttctttttagtggGTAATATATAAAATCAGTAagacttccctttaatcaagggataatcaaTCAATGGTAAAAGTAGTAAAGATACTTAAGGAAGGAAATCGAGTACGGCTTAAGTAcagagtaggtaattaggggtgaaTGCACAAGAGTTTCAGTTAAGGAAACAATCGGTAAGAATcagcaaaataataaataaggaaagaagttcaATCAAACCAAGTAGAGAGGTAAGAATCAAAAGttttgttaaggaaaagagttcaaatcaaaccagGAAATAAGAACTTCAGAATAATCAAGTGTTCAATCAAAGATAAAAGCACGTAAAGAGTCAGCAAGTTTCGCAgacaaaataaggtaagaattgaatagtcAGGATTCGACACGAAACAAATTAGTAAATCAAGAAAACAACACTAATTTAAGGAGAAAGATATAAGTCTTAACATGAATAGTCAGAatgaacacaaacatatagaATTAGTAAAAGAGTTGaactaagaaactcagtagagGCATATTAGGATAAGAAAATCACGAGACATTTAAATGGCTAaagagaaatcacaagaaccaagGCAAGAACACAGTCAATACACCAgtactcagaaaccaaacaaaTGATGTCAAAAGTTAGGGCTTTTAGTATAAACGAGTTAAGTTTGTAGCAAACTTATgaaatcaatcaaaacacataagaaacagaagatcaaacactcaaaaatcatcaaacattttggaaaagaaatttccggaaaccctagtttagaaaaaatgaaaaatattcaaaaatcaCACGATTCTTGTAAAAACCAAAAGGCTCTTGTAAAACTCATATGAAATAGGTCTAAACCATTtcagatctatacagatctaagAAGTTCAGAAGAGAGAAATTAGGATTTCGAGAAGAACAATCACAGAGATGAAGAGTCAAACCTAGAAACCCATAGATATAGGAATATCTCACTCGGAATCGAACTAGGACAGCCTGAAACAAGCGAGAATGGACATAGATGCAAGCAAACTAACTCTTGTCCCTTGAGGACCCTGAATATGGTGATACCAGTACAAGAGAGGCTACTAGAGGCCTGGGGGTGGTGAGTAACCACCATAGATAGCCATagatgagtgatggtgaggtccGATTAGGAtatttgagagaggagagggatttCAGGGCGGCGAACGGTGGGAAATGaaagggtttggggggtcgtttgggacTAAAAAGGGAAGGGGCTAATTGTGGTCGTTAATCTCTGGGTTGATCATGATTGTGCTTCACAaaatggacctggtccatgtctgagttcttttgtcagtcttcaaaacttcacctgttcttgggccaacgaATTCTCCCTTTTTGATTATGACAAACTCCGTGCTTTTTACTTACTTGGATCCTATAAGAACTTAGCTTAACCATCAATATAAATTTTAGAcgattcacttatcatcaaggaccaggttaattaggttataaatatcactcattTAGAATATGTTAAGCACAATATctctttccccttttggcatcatcgaaaagttgcatacaaagTGTGAGTCCCAGATTTTAATAAATACTCATGGCCACttgggcaactgcaagtgcaatcatggatcaatcatcagtaatcaagcaaatatatttaaactatcaaggaaagattaacattgaacaagagcaaaaatagtagatatcattgatagaagatatgttgctaccacaatccaTAACCAGAAAGCAAAAAACAtttaaaacatgagcaaaaagaaagaaaaatccctaatccgaGTCACTGAAGGTGCTAGACAGGTTCATGAGATAAAGACTGGAATTCCTAAGGCTTGGGGgagctagagggttggttttgggcttggagaCGATTTAGCATAttgtgaagaattccatcattcttctcattttccttgttgagctcagttctgagagcatctctctcagattCCACCTCTGCCACATGAGCCTTTagcctagctatctcagcatcTTTGGGCTTCACATTCCTGAATAAGAGCCCTGACTTTACTATTGATAGGAGTCTTCTTAAATGAACCATGTTCATTTAGGATGCCATTGACTAAATAGTCACAAGAAAGCAGTGTATTAATGCAAAAGAAGTCCTTGCTTGatgccatttcccatttcttcagaggcacattGCACCTATCCAGAACCGTAGTCAGAATAAAGCCATAAGggggtagcatgagccttggagccattgatgaCCCTGTCCAGTAGCTTGATGATGAATGCAGGCCAATTAATTAGCCTTCCACTTTCCAGGAACTCCATCAGAACTAAGTCCATATAATTTGCAATATGCCTTCTCTCCTGCCTGGGCAGTAGGCACTTGttgaaaaactcaaaaatgactTTGTGTTGTGGCCTCATTTCACTCTTCTGAATAGCCCTAGCCTCATTCACATCTACAGCATAACAGAACCTCCTGGTAATTTCAAGGGCAGTAGGAAGGGAGTCTAGACATGGCCACCTTTGCCTTGTATAGTCATCGAACCCTTTAGAGGGTATGCCAAGTATCTCACCTAGCTTCTTTGCATCAAAGGTCACGTGAACTCCTTTCACCAGGCTGCTAACTCTGTCATCCTTAACCTCTGCATTTGCCATGAACTCAATGATATTATTCCTGACTAGccttccatccatctgaaggaccatgtccttcctgCCCTGAGCAGCTAGGGCATCTACCAGTCTCATCATTCCTGGTTCCACCAGGTCTTTCAGCAATCTACccttcaaaaaatttcttttgccaaacatggcaagcttgtcttgttcaccatcagactcatcttcttcttcttcaccactCCACTCCTCATATTCAAAAATTCTAACTTGTTTACTTTTCACTGCagaccttgtcctcttggctaATGAAGGTTCAGCAGCCTCAGAcacagaggaagacttcttggaagaagtttTGTgctttttgggcttgggggtctAAACCTCCACTGTTGTAACTTTCTCCTGATGGACCTGGTCCATCTCCTCAACTTCCACAGCTTCTGAGGACTCTGCaaccttccattttcctttatcCATTCTTTTTTTCTTACTTTCAGCTAAAGTCTTTTGAAGATCACTCTCACTCTATTTCACCCTACTTCTTGTGGCTCTTCCCTTTGGCAAATAAGTTTCAGTAGGTGTTGGGGATAAAGCCTTTCTTTTCGTAGAGGGTTTAGGAGCACTGGGAGATTTTGGTGTAggagttcttcttttctttggatcataacttgccccaacctttttcaacaggtctgctagggtctcttcagttgatgaaccaggttcatctccttATGTGCTTAGATTAACTAACCCTTCAGCAACTTCACCAGAACCACTTTCCCCTAACTTATTGCCACTCTCTTCAACATTTTCTTGTTCAACCCCACAGATAGCAggtacagacaaatcagcagtgGGTTAATGATCAAAcattcttttccctttttccctCTCGTCACCACATGCACCCTCtatctctttttccttttcagatttctttttacctccactccttcgTAACTCAGGTAATTCCACATCCTTGATAGGCCCAACCTGAACAAAcctagtttttaaattctcagtcaaagaagaacttaccttAGAAGGGGATTCTTGAGCCTTCTCCAAGTCAGAAGACCCAGGTCTTTCCCCCTCACTAGCAGATTTGTATGACTCAGAATCAAAGTTAGAGTCAGAGTCTTGGACCTGAATTGCCTTCAATTTCTTTGAAAGAGCCCCAAAAGCTACTGTTTTTCGAGCaagcatttttacccttctcagCCTGGGTTTGGGAGATGTGCTAGGTGGAGAAGGGTAGATGAATTTGAAGGAGTGGGTAGTGGAGAAGTTCCAGGGTTGTCTTGTGGGTTTGTCATTATCGCTGATTTCTTGAGAGAATTGGTGAGTTAGAGCTTTGAAGAAGAAAGCAAGTGAAAGTGAAGAGGGGTTTTTGACGGTTTAGAATTATGAAAATGGCAGGAGGTAATGATGTGTATTTAAAAAGAAATACACATTTAATGTATAACGACAACTTTAGCAGTGGTCAActagaggtctaatcaacctgaaatttcaggttTGAATGAACGGTTAggcttccctagattttagggAATTTTTGTGGTTTACAGTTCTAAGGCTAACGGAACTGGTTCAAAAACAAACGGATAGAATTTTCTAAGGATTTGAACAATtgtaggacttctgctcatgatttaaatatttatatttctaattatgcagagtataaaaaatatacattagCATTCAGatgaacccatactgatgaaccaggttctttatttagaattctcttgaccatgcctcaatttaccataatagagaaaattttgtaagagatcagtgagtcatattaacacatgtcacaggagtatac harbors:
- the LOC142165844 gene encoding uncharacterized protein LOC142165844; amino-acid sequence: METTGTNRVNGLHGLEEFRFQAFDSARLYKERIKLMHDKHILDQNFKPGELVLLYNSRLRLFLGKLKSRWSGPFRVVQMFKSGAVEIESEDRTNKFTMNGQRLKHYLGMIEQKGDIVVITLEEPQYTNEE
- the LOC142165843 gene encoding uncharacterized protein LOC142165843; translation: MPAPFPQRLAKQKKEDQYRKFMEMLIQLNISLMNALREMSGYAKMMKNLMSRKFDFQDLSTVTLTQTCSAVVTRPMAQKMSDPGSFNILCTIGSYAFAKALCDLGASINLMPLAIYTKLGIGRDRPTSMLLQLAYRTVKRPTGILDDVLVQVGKFVFPTNFVILDCQVDGEIPIIMGRPFLATGRALIDCETGELKMRLNDKKVIFNVQQSMRRPSEYANYSLVDVVDVILHEDDETLNAKDPWELA